One segment of Pseudobythopirellula maris DNA contains the following:
- a CDS encoding Mur ligase family protein gives MPYESQPTSDRSPRRHCQPTPTVAVAGAHGKTSVATLLSAVFAHGNQLFGLKTTRCERDGAESRPVAGAIGPGAIDRWRKRCDENDCDIAVAEAPAGDIADGEFSRIGLVGACLTGLRCERTRRFPSVAMHRHAIEAITAETHREGFVITNADDPACVRLASTADRPVLTFGLDKPADFNATAVENHSGGQVFVATHRGESAAISSAIPGEAHRRNCLAAVATAVACGVDFLDAVRGAESVRRLPGVMQSLTAGQNFPIYFDSARSAEPLRLALRAMRPMANKRVLSVVTLDDSPACVETLSVARSMSDRLFVIAQSESLLTASVLEQLGEGATLVEDRLTAIALAVGLADEGDAVLVAGAAPGDEEVERAVAADFVERRLQQSDDQNLAI, from the coding sequence GTGCCCTACGAGTCTCAACCGACGTCCGACCGTTCGCCCCGGCGCCACTGCCAGCCGACGCCCACCGTCGCCGTGGCCGGAGCGCACGGCAAGACCTCCGTGGCGACACTGCTCTCGGCGGTCTTCGCCCACGGCAACCAGCTGTTCGGCCTGAAAACCACTCGCTGCGAACGCGACGGCGCCGAGTCGCGACCGGTCGCCGGCGCCATTGGCCCCGGGGCTATCGATCGCTGGCGGAAGCGTTGCGACGAGAACGATTGCGACATCGCGGTGGCCGAGGCCCCGGCCGGCGACATCGCCGACGGCGAGTTCTCACGCATCGGCTTGGTGGGCGCCTGCCTCACCGGCTTGCGTTGCGAGCGGACCCGCCGCTTCCCGTCGGTGGCGATGCACCGGCACGCGATCGAGGCGATCACTGCAGAGACGCACCGCGAAGGTTTTGTCATCACCAACGCCGACGACCCGGCTTGTGTGCGACTGGCGTCTACCGCCGACCGCCCGGTGCTGACATTCGGCCTCGACAAGCCGGCCGACTTCAACGCCACCGCGGTCGAGAACCACTCGGGCGGACAGGTGTTCGTCGCTACCCACCGGGGCGAATCGGCTGCGATCAGCTCGGCGATCCCGGGCGAGGCGCACCGTCGCAACTGCCTGGCGGCTGTCGCCACGGCCGTGGCGTGCGGCGTCGACTTCCTTGATGCGGTCCGTGGCGCCGAGTCGGTGCGCCGGCTGCCGGGCGTCATGCAGAGCCTCACCGCGGGGCAGAACTTTCCGATCTACTTCGACTCGGCGCGATCGGCCGAGCCGCTGCGTCTCGCCCTGCGGGCGATGCGTCCGATGGCAAACAAACGGGTGCTGTCGGTCGTCACGCTGGACGACTCGCCCGCGTGCGTTGAAACGCTCAGCGTCGCCCGCTCGATGAGCGACCGACTGTTTGTGATCGCCCAAAGCGAGTCGCTGCTCACCGCCTCGGTGCTCGAGCAGTTGGGCGAAGGCGCCACGCTGGTCGAAGACCGCCTCACCGCCATCGCCTTGGCCGTAGGCCTCGCCGACGAGGGCGACGCCGTGCTGGTGGCCGGCGCGGCGCCGGGCGACGAAGAGGTCGAGCGGGCGGTCGCCGCCGACTTTGTCGAGCGTAGGCTGCAGCAATCAGACGACCAGAACCTAGCGATCTAG
- a CDS encoding response regulator transcription factor, which yields MPRSESQLPKLHRKTALQTSSVAAPRKVLVCGDASGAEMHAAVEVIGREPSVTAFAESESTGESPGLVVLCQSRPGSVMEATARRLLAAHPDARFIHMLGVWHEGEERTGGTHEGYERVFWHAFPRWWRSWLTPVNDEADEEPEGVALGGGTVLVVTADYETASAISDALSDSNFRAVWAPRGAEHSGPRLLAEKPAAAIWVGRQLGGVEALRLSRLCSRMRGAVAPVLAMIDFPRAETVAHAHAIGVAEVFGKPFSLDLLAEALAEHSRRARESTPLGGDVRLAGAQAQGLRRAA from the coding sequence ATGCCCCGTTCTGAATCGCAGCTACCCAAGCTGCACCGCAAGACCGCTTTGCAGACGTCGTCGGTAGCCGCCCCCCGCAAGGTGCTGGTGTGCGGCGACGCCTCGGGCGCCGAGATGCACGCGGCGGTGGAGGTGATCGGTCGGGAGCCCAGCGTTACGGCGTTTGCCGAGAGCGAGTCTACCGGCGAGAGTCCCGGGTTGGTTGTGCTTTGCCAGTCGCGACCAGGCTCAGTCATGGAAGCCACGGCGAGGCGGCTGTTGGCGGCGCATCCAGACGCCAGATTCATTCACATGTTGGGCGTCTGGCACGAGGGCGAAGAACGCACCGGCGGCACGCACGAAGGATACGAGCGAGTCTTCTGGCACGCTTTTCCTCGTTGGTGGCGGAGTTGGTTGACCCCGGTCAACGATGAGGCAGACGAAGAGCCGGAGGGCGTGGCTCTTGGTGGCGGGACGGTGTTGGTTGTCACGGCCGATTACGAAACCGCCAGCGCCATCTCCGACGCTCTGAGCGATAGCAACTTCCGGGCGGTCTGGGCGCCCCGCGGCGCCGAGCACAGCGGCCCCAGGCTCTTGGCCGAGAAGCCCGCGGCGGCGATTTGGGTTGGCAGGCAACTCGGCGGCGTCGAGGCGCTGCGCCTCAGCCGGCTTTGCAGCCGGATGCGGGGCGCGGTCGCTCCGGTGCTGGCGATGATCGACTTCCCGCGGGCCGAGACCGTGGCCCACGCCCACGCGATCGGCGTCGCCGAGGTGTTTGGCAAGCCGTTCTCGCTAGATCTCCTGGCGGAAGCCCTCGCCGAGCACTCGCGGCGAGCGCGGGAGTCGACGCCGCTGGGGGGCGACGTTCGCCTTGCCGGGGCACAGGCTCAGGGGCTACGCCGGGCGGCTTGA
- the aroA gene encoding 3-phosphoshikimate 1-carboxyvinyltransferase, whose product MTEAIEIQPVEGPVKARVRPPGSKSITNRALVCAALADGVSTLSGALVSDDTRVMIDSLNAIGVGVSERRGGTELVVNGCAGAVPALETDLYIGNSGTTVRFLTAMLTLGRGEYRLDGTQRMQERPIQDLVDALNALGADVSCEQNNGCPPVWVKAKGLPGGKAAVRGDISSQFLSGLLMAAPCAAAETTLAVEGELVSKPYVAMTTAVMSAFGVEVEVAEESQTFLAPAAVSYRAAMYDIEPDASAASYFWALAAITGGEVAVEGLTRDSLQGDVAFVECLQKMGCDVAYHPGATIVSGGELRGAKLDMNAISDTVQTLAAVALFAQGPTEIRGVAHNRHKETDRIGDLATELRKLGAKVDEFDDGLKITPRELHGAEIETYDDHRMAMSLALVGLRVPGVRVANPGCTAKTYPGYFEDLATACGGK is encoded by the coding sequence ATGACTGAAGCGATCGAGATCCAGCCCGTCGAAGGCCCCGTGAAGGCCCGCGTTCGGCCGCCGGGGTCGAAAAGCATCACCAACCGGGCCCTCGTCTGCGCGGCTCTCGCCGACGGCGTATCGACCCTCAGCGGCGCTCTGGTGAGCGACGACACCCGGGTGATGATCGACTCGCTCAACGCGATCGGCGTTGGCGTCTCCGAGCGACGCGGCGGGACCGAACTGGTGGTCAACGGCTGTGCGGGCGCCGTGCCGGCGCTCGAGACCGACCTCTACATCGGCAACAGCGGCACGACGGTGCGGTTTCTTACCGCGATGCTCACGCTCGGACGGGGTGAATACCGGCTCGACGGCACGCAGCGGATGCAGGAACGACCGATCCAAGACTTGGTCGACGCGCTCAACGCACTCGGCGCCGATGTCAGCTGCGAGCAAAACAACGGTTGCCCGCCGGTCTGGGTGAAGGCCAAGGGGCTGCCGGGCGGCAAGGCCGCGGTGCGGGGCGACATCTCGAGCCAGTTTCTCAGCGGGTTGCTGATGGCCGCTCCTTGTGCCGCTGCGGAGACCACGCTCGCCGTCGAGGGCGAGCTCGTCTCCAAGCCTTACGTAGCGATGACAACGGCCGTGATGAGCGCCTTCGGCGTGGAAGTCGAGGTGGCGGAGGAGTCGCAAACGTTCTTGGCGCCAGCGGCGGTGTCTTACCGGGCGGCTATGTACGACATCGAACCAGACGCCTCGGCCGCCAGCTACTTCTGGGCGTTGGCGGCGATCACCGGCGGCGAGGTGGCTGTCGAAGGGCTCACACGTGACTCGTTGCAAGGCGACGTCGCCTTCGTCGAGTGCCTGCAAAAAATGGGCTGCGACGTCGCTTACCATCCTGGGGCCACGATAGTCAGCGGCGGCGAGCTACGCGGCGCCAAGCTCGACATGAACGCCATCAGCGACACCGTGCAAACGCTCGCCGCGGTGGCGCTCTTCGCCCAGGGGCCCACGGAGATCCGCGGCGTCGCCCACAACCGCCACAAAGAAACCGATCGCATTGGTGACCTGGCGACCGAGCTGCGCAAGCTGGGAGCCAAGGTCGACGAGTTCGACGATGGCTTGAAGATCACGCCGCGAGAGTTGCACGGCGCCGAGATCGAGACCTACGACGACCACCGCATGGCGATGAGCTTGGCGTTGGTCGGGCTGCGGGTCCCCGGCGTGCGGGTCGCCAACCCGGGCTGCACGGCCAAAACCTACCCGGGCTACTTCGAAGACCTCGCCACCGCTTGCGGCGGCAAATAA
- the ispG gene encoding (E)-4-hydroxy-3-methylbut-2-enyl-diphosphate synthase has protein sequence MVEIKRNPTRPVRIGSITAGDGAPIAVQSMTATKTQDIDATVALVHLMQEAGADVVRIAVDSKADAAALAEVRKQTSANLSVDLQENYRLAELVAPHVDKVRYNPGHLYHHERDKPWREKVAYLVGVARDNDCALRVGVNCGSVDPAQKEKHDPSDSVSPMLESALEHCAYLDELGFARFVVSLKDSDPKLVVEVNQRFAAARPDVPLHLGVTEAGMPPDGVIKTRIAFEQLIGRGIGDTVRVSLTVPNDRKGEEIAAGRSIIADVQAGRVRSVVDYGLPTLNLISCPSCSRVENEAFVDLAEKVKEMTHYAKDHAVTIAVMGCRVNGPGETDDADLGLWCGPNYVNLKRGPEPLGQFGYDEILPRLKTELDAVIAAKA, from the coding sequence TTGGTAGAGATCAAACGCAACCCGACCCGCCCGGTCCGCATCGGTTCGATCACCGCGGGCGACGGCGCCCCGATCGCCGTGCAGAGCATGACGGCGACCAAGACCCAGGACATCGACGCCACGGTTGCGCTCGTCCACCTCATGCAGGAGGCCGGGGCCGACGTGGTGCGGATCGCGGTCGACTCAAAGGCCGACGCCGCCGCGCTCGCCGAAGTGCGTAAGCAGACCTCAGCCAACTTGTCGGTCGACCTGCAAGAGAACTACCGACTCGCCGAGCTGGTGGCGCCGCACGTCGACAAGGTGCGATACAACCCGGGGCACCTTTACCATCACGAGCGTGACAAGCCGTGGCGAGAGAAGGTCGCCTACCTGGTGGGCGTGGCCCGGGACAACGACTGCGCACTAAGGGTGGGAGTGAATTGTGGCAGCGTCGACCCCGCGCAAAAAGAAAAGCACGACCCGTCAGACAGCGTCTCGCCGATGCTCGAATCGGCGCTCGAGCACTGTGCGTACTTGGACGAGTTGGGGTTCGCCCGCTTCGTCGTGTCGCTGAAGGACTCCGACCCGAAGCTCGTGGTGGAAGTGAACCAGCGATTCGCCGCGGCGCGGCCCGACGTGCCGCTGCACCTGGGCGTCACCGAGGCGGGCATGCCGCCCGACGGGGTGATCAAGACCCGCATCGCGTTCGAGCAGCTCATCGGCCGCGGCATCGGCGACACGGTGCGAGTGTCGCTCACCGTGCCGAACGACCGCAAGGGCGAGGAGATCGCCGCCGGCCGGTCGATCATCGCCGACGTGCAGGCGGGCCGCGTCCGCTCGGTCGTCGACTACGGCCTGCCGACGCTCAACCTGATCAGCTGCCCGAGTTGCAGCCGGGTGGAGAACGAGGCGTTCGTCGATCTGGCCGAGAAGGTCAAGGAAATGACTCACTACGCCAAGGACCACGCCGTGACGATCGCCGTGATGGGCTGCCGCGTGAACGGCCCCGGCGAAACCGACGACGCCGACCTCGGCCTGTGGTGCGGCCCGAACTACGTGAACCTCAAACGCGGCCCCGAGCCGCTGGGACAGTTCGGCTACGATGAGATCCTGCCACGCCTGAAGACGGAACTTGACGCGGTGATCGCGGCGAAGGCGTAG
- a CDS encoding preprotein translocase subunit SecA, with the protein MATIPQGANRHLKAVTGGAVGRRLARCASYLAPIDACEETLKALSDYDLRKESLSLRYRARSGEPLDKLLVEAFALVREAGRRKLGMRHFDVQLLGGAAAHHGSIIEMQTGEGKTLTASLPMYLAALDGKGAHLSTVNDYLAKRDADIIRPLYEALGMTVGVIQSQMPQPKRREAYACDVTYGTANEMGFDFLRDRLLKRQISEGARDLFGEMLSGGGASGDKPVQGDLHYMLVDEADSILIDEARTPLIISAAPGEDEVIASEAYQWAAEVQPKFEEDVHFEYDHKDRRADLTVEGRRLVREMPKPAAMNRLPLSEIYEYIERATKVEQEMILDRHYVVREGEIVIVDEFTGRLAEGRKWRAGLHQAIEAREGVEITFETNQAARITIQDLFLRYRRLSGMTGTGVTSGAELRKIYETLVVPIPTNRPPIRKQLPTQVFGSSDQKWDAIVEEIREVHATGRPVLVGTRSIDKSESLARLLEAGGIETTVLNARHVEREAEIVAEAGQRGRVTVATNMAGRGTDIKLGDGVHDLGGLHVICTELHESRRIDRQLIGRCGRQGDPGSYRQFLALDDDILLQGFGEKRSKRLKSRGEKAVGPGAAPESLFTRAQQKVERRHFRERKVLLYQDKERQKMQRQMSQDPYLDTAG; encoded by the coding sequence GTGGCGACGATCCCCCAAGGCGCGAACCGACACCTCAAGGCGGTCACCGGCGGCGCCGTTGGCCGGCGGCTCGCGCGTTGCGCGAGCTACCTGGCGCCGATCGACGCCTGCGAAGAGACGCTCAAAGCGCTCTCGGACTACGACTTGCGCAAAGAAAGTCTCTCGCTCCGCTACCGCGCCCGCAGCGGCGAGCCGCTCGACAAGCTGCTGGTCGAGGCCTTTGCGTTGGTGCGTGAGGCGGGGCGTCGGAAACTCGGCATGCGGCACTTCGACGTGCAGTTGCTGGGCGGCGCGGCGGCCCATCACGGCTCGATCATCGAGATGCAAACCGGCGAGGGCAAAACGCTCACCGCCTCGTTGCCGATGTACCTCGCCGCGCTCGACGGCAAGGGCGCCCACCTCTCGACGGTCAACGACTACCTCGCCAAGCGCGACGCCGACATCATCCGGCCGCTGTACGAGGCGCTCGGCATGACCGTCGGTGTCATCCAGTCGCAGATGCCGCAGCCCAAGCGTCGCGAGGCATACGCTTGCGACGTGACTTACGGCACGGCGAACGAGATGGGCTTCGACTTCCTGCGGGACCGGCTGCTCAAGCGGCAGATCTCCGAGGGCGCCCGCGACCTGTTTGGCGAGATGCTTTCGGGCGGCGGGGCGAGCGGCGACAAGCCGGTGCAGGGAGACCTGCATTACATGCTCGTGGACGAGGCCGACAGCATCCTCATCGACGAGGCCCGCACGCCGCTGATCATCAGCGCCGCCCCGGGTGAGGACGAGGTGATCGCTAGCGAGGCGTACCAATGGGCCGCCGAAGTGCAGCCCAAGTTCGAAGAGGACGTTCACTTCGAATACGACCACAAAGACCGCCGGGCCGATCTGACGGTCGAGGGGCGTCGCTTGGTGCGCGAGATGCCTAAACCCGCTGCGATGAACCGCCTGCCGCTCTCGGAGATATACGAGTACATCGAGCGGGCGACCAAGGTCGAGCAGGAGATGATCCTCGACCGGCACTACGTGGTCCGCGAAGGCGAGATCGTGATCGTCGACGAGTTCACCGGCCGGCTCGCCGAGGGGCGCAAGTGGCGCGCCGGGTTGCACCAAGCGATCGAGGCCCGCGAAGGGGTCGAGATCACCTTCGAAACCAACCAGGCCGCACGGATCACGATCCAAGACCTGTTCCTCCGCTACCGCCGACTATCGGGCATGACCGGCACCGGGGTCACGAGCGGCGCCGAGCTACGGAAAATCTACGAGACGCTCGTCGTCCCGATCCCCACGAACCGCCCGCCGATCCGCAAACAGTTGCCCACCCAGGTGTTCGGGTCGTCCGATCAGAAATGGGACGCGATCGTCGAGGAGATCCGCGAGGTCCACGCCACCGGCCGACCGGTGCTGGTCGGCACCCGCTCGATCGACAAGAGCGAGTCGCTCGCCCGGTTGCTCGAGGCCGGCGGCATCGAGACCACGGTGCTCAACGCCCGCCACGTGGAGCGTGAGGCGGAGATCGTGGCCGAGGCGGGCCAGAGGGGCCGGGTCACCGTGGCCACGAACATGGCGGGCCGGGGAACCGACATCAAGCTGGGCGACGGGGTCCACGACCTCGGCGGGCTGCACGTGATTTGCACCGAGCTGCACGAGTCGCGCCGCATCGACCGCCAGCTGATCGGCCGCTGCGGCCGGCAGGGCGACCCCGGGTCGTACCGCCAGTTCCTCGCGCTGGACGACGACATCTTGCTGCAGGGCTTCGGCGAGAAACGCAGCAAACGGCTGAAGTCCCGCGGCGAGAAGGCCGTTGGTCCGGGGGCTGCGCCCGAGAGCCTGTTCACCCGCGCTCAGCAGAAAGTCGAGCGCCGCCACTTCCGCGAACGCAAGGTGCTGCTCTACCAAGACAAAGAGCGTCAGAAGATGCAGCGCCAGATGAGCCAGGACCCGTATCTCGACACGGCGGGCTGA
- a CDS encoding YdjY domain-containing protein, protein MSPLPGSLPEPAPSASEPAVFKPLDPPPGARRLAPNDEVWVDAARSTVYVGGVVCLREGFLEMFACPRESKEHESVVAVNSPAFLIHTALLAVGAEPGSPVRFQPKYVPPKGDEILVRVEWRGPNGEIERTTAQQWVRGVKDRQPMKLPFVFAGSGFWTDEDTGKQHYLAESGDMICVSNFGTAMLDVPVESTQANEGLLFEAATEKIPPLGTPVRLVLTPKKAAEKPPAAAAESALESAR, encoded by the coding sequence GTGAGCCCGCTGCCAGGTTCGCTCCCCGAGCCAGCTCCCTCGGCGTCGGAGCCCGCCGTCTTCAAGCCGCTCGACCCGCCGCCCGGCGCCCGCCGATTGGCCCCCAACGACGAGGTTTGGGTCGACGCCGCGAGGTCGACGGTCTATGTCGGCGGCGTGGTCTGCCTGCGGGAGGGATTCCTCGAGATGTTCGCTTGCCCACGGGAATCGAAGGAGCACGAGTCGGTCGTCGCCGTCAATTCGCCCGCGTTCCTGATCCACACCGCGCTGCTGGCTGTCGGCGCCGAGCCGGGCTCGCCGGTCCGTTTTCAGCCCAAGTACGTCCCCCCCAAGGGCGACGAGATTCTCGTTCGTGTCGAGTGGCGCGGCCCCAACGGAGAGATCGAGCGAACCACCGCCCAGCAGTGGGTTCGCGGCGTCAAAGACCGCCAGCCGATGAAGCTGCCGTTCGTTTTCGCTGGTAGCGGCTTTTGGACCGACGAGGATACCGGCAAGCAGCACTACCTGGCCGAGTCGGGCGATATGATCTGTGTGTCGAATTTCGGCACCGCGATGCTTGACGTGCCGGTCGAAAGCACCCAGGCGAACGAAGGCCTGCTGTTCGAGGCCGCCACGGAGAAGATCCCGCCGCTCGGCACGCCGGTGCGGCTGGTGCTCACACCCAAAAAGGCGGCCGAGAAGCCGCCGGCCGCCGCCGCCGAATCGGCGCTTGAATCGGCCCGTTAA
- a CDS encoding response regulator has protein sequence MPRAVYFLKECPTCGRSLQVRVEYLGKKVACQHCSATFRANEDANDKIETNDDALLRRAEELIRTAEESGIGLGAC, from the coding sequence ATGCCACGAGCGGTGTATTTCCTTAAGGAATGCCCTACATGCGGACGCAGTCTGCAGGTGCGCGTTGAGTACCTCGGCAAAAAGGTTGCCTGCCAACATTGCAGCGCGACTTTCCGAGCGAACGAAGACGCGAACGACAAAATAGAAACCAACGACGACGCACTGCTTCGTCGCGCCGAGGAGCTCATTCGCACCGCTGAAGAGAGCGGTATTGGGCTGGGCGCTTGCTAA
- a CDS encoding potassium channel family protein, with amino-acid sequence MARHKVNDWRDAEQRLAVGRCVGTLVAVLLIGTLGFHLIEERWTFWESFYFTLVTITTVGYGDYGLSEGGQQFAALLLLCGIGTFTYSLTTLVTIASDQEASTRRKMKKHIAGLEGHIIVCGYGRMGQMIIEETRHSGLECVVIERDDHGYEHAQSDGLLVIHGVASEDEILLRAGIERARGVVCAVDSDAENMFITVTARDLNPRCRVISRAESVDASRKLERAGAAMVVSPHQMAGKSVAAALLNPRLTRFLNNGEEDARRFELGEVEVAPGAPIIGQSIHEFGAEADGVVFVAIERKTGQFVLRPRGCEVFDEGDVVIFAGAGDGVDQIREAAFSEPVCV; translated from the coding sequence ATGGCGAGACACAAGGTCAACGACTGGCGCGACGCCGAGCAACGGCTCGCCGTGGGCCGCTGCGTGGGGACCTTGGTCGCCGTGTTGCTGATCGGCACTCTCGGGTTCCACCTCATCGAAGAGCGGTGGACCTTCTGGGAGTCGTTCTACTTCACGCTCGTCACGATCACCACGGTCGGCTACGGCGACTACGGCCTGTCGGAGGGGGGGCAGCAGTTCGCCGCGCTGCTGCTGCTGTGCGGCATCGGCACGTTCACTTACTCGCTCACCACGTTGGTGACGATCGCCTCGGACCAAGAAGCATCCACCAGACGCAAGATGAAGAAGCACATCGCGGGCCTCGAGGGGCACATCATCGTCTGCGGCTACGGCCGCATGGGACAGATGATCATCGAAGAGACCCGCCACAGCGGCCTCGAGTGCGTGGTGATCGAACGCGACGACCACGGCTACGAGCACGCCCAGTCCGACGGCCTGCTCGTGATCCACGGCGTGGCGAGTGAGGACGAAATCTTGTTGCGGGCCGGCATCGAGCGGGCCCGCGGCGTGGTGTGCGCGGTCGATTCCGACGCCGAGAACATGTTCATCACCGTGACGGCCCGCGATCTCAACCCACGGTGCCGGGTGATCAGCCGGGCCGAGTCGGTCGACGCGAGCCGCAAGCTCGAGCGTGCGGGCGCCGCCATGGTCGTCTCCCCGCACCAGATGGCCGGCAAATCGGTCGCCGCCGCACTCCTTAATCCACGGCTCACGCGTTTCCTCAACAACGGCGAAGAAGACGCCCGTCGCTTCGAGCTCGGCGAAGTTGAGGTCGCCCCCGGCGCCCCGATTATCGGCCAGTCGATTCACGAATTCGGCGCCGAGGCCGACGGGGTCGTGTTCGTGGCGATCGAGCGTAAGACGGGTCAGTTCGTCCTCCGCCCCCGCGGCTGCGAAGTGTTCGACGAGGGCGATGTGGTGATCTTCGCGGGCGCCGGCGACGGCGTTGATCAGATCCGCGAGGCGGCGTTCAGCGAGCCGGTGTGCGTTTGA
- a CDS encoding DinB family protein, which produces MLAFYKQLTTAQFEAALATLGHCIDRCPEAAWDAPVAELKFCQVVHHTLFFTDLYLDQGDEAFRAQPFHAEHASYFRDYEELEPQRQTHLYDRSTTVAYLQHCREKAIAQIEAETEASLAAGAANPWIKFTRAELHLYNLRHVQHHAAQLSLRLRLDHGVDIPWVASGWHDCD; this is translated from the coding sequence GTGCTCGCCTTCTACAAGCAACTAACCACCGCCCAGTTCGAGGCCGCGCTCGCGACGCTCGGCCACTGCATCGACCGTTGCCCCGAAGCGGCGTGGGACGCCCCGGTTGCCGAGCTGAAGTTCTGCCAGGTCGTGCACCACACGCTGTTCTTCACGGACCTTTATTTAGATCAGGGCGATGAGGCGTTCCGTGCGCAGCCGTTCCACGCCGAGCACGCGAGCTACTTCCGCGACTACGAAGAGTTGGAGCCTCAGCGGCAGACGCACCTGTACGACCGGTCCACGACCGTGGCCTATCTCCAGCACTGCCGAGAGAAGGCGATTGCCCAGATCGAAGCCGAGACCGAGGCGTCGCTCGCCGCTGGAGCGGCCAACCCGTGGATCAAGTTCACCCGGGCCGAGCTGCACCTCTACAACCTGCGGCACGTGCAGCACCACGCGGCGCAGCTCAGCCTGCGGCTGCGGCTCGACCACGGCGTCGACATCCCGTGGGTCGCCTCGGGCTGGCATGATTGCGACTGA
- a CDS encoding YggS family pyridoxal phosphate-dependent enzyme — MPPLADTVRRNLESVESRIAGAATKAGRDPSDITLVGVAKYVDAAATAALVEAGCSVIGESRPQQLWSKAEAPELAGKPIEWRLIGHLQRNKIDRTLPIAREIQSVDSERLLRAIDASAAKQGLTARVLLEANCSGDAEKHGFSSEELKRLLPELPMLKSVEVCGLMTMAAREGGPTVARQNFAALRELRDTLRAEAPPGLTLDELSMGMSGDFEEAILEGATSVRVGSALWSRIE, encoded by the coding sequence ATGCCTCCGCTCGCCGACACCGTCCGACGCAATCTCGAGAGCGTTGAGTCCCGTATCGCCGGCGCCGCGACCAAGGCGGGGCGCGACCCTAGCGACATCACGCTCGTCGGCGTGGCCAAGTACGTCGACGCCGCGGCGACCGCCGCGCTCGTCGAGGCGGGCTGCTCCGTCATCGGCGAGAGCCGGCCGCAACAGCTCTGGTCCAAGGCCGAGGCGCCCGAGTTGGCCGGCAAGCCGATCGAGTGGCGATTGATCGGGCACCTGCAGCGCAACAAAATCGACCGCACGCTGCCGATCGCTCGCGAGATCCAAAGCGTCGACAGCGAGCGGCTGCTCCGCGCGATCGACGCCTCGGCCGCCAAGCAGGGGCTCACCGCCCGGGTGCTGCTCGAGGCCAACTGCTCAGGCGACGCCGAAAAGCATGGGTTTTCCAGCGAGGAGCTCAAGCGGCTGCTGCCGGAACTGCCGATGCTCAAGAGCGTCGAAGTCTGCGGGCTGATGACCATGGCCGCCCGCGAGGGGGGCCCCACGGTCGCCCGCCAAAACTTCGCCGCTCTCAGGGAACTGCGCGACACGCTGCGAGCCGAGGCGCCGCCTGGACTCACGCTCGACGAGCTGTCGATGGGCATGTCGGGCGACTTCGAAGAGGCGATCCTCGAGGGCGCCACGAGCGTCCGCGTCGGCTCGGCCCTCTGGTCTAGAATCGAATAG
- a CDS encoding ABC transporter ATP-binding protein has protein sequence MIEFEAVSRNYGSKQAVRSLSLRIESGELFTLLGHNGAGKTTSIKMLVGLLRAGAGRVLVEGFDVAQDPRRAAQLIGYVPDEPYLYDKLSGREFLTFVAEMHGLAPHEAAAAIGREVERFGLEPFVDDLCESYSHGMKQRTVFASALIHTPRVLIVDEPMVGLDPHSIRLVKDLMREQARGGATVFMSTHTLTAAEEIADRIGVMNRGELLFLGTLDEMRQAGGDADGSLERLYLDMVGAHRPEAESQPTETDAEAAAP, from the coding sequence ATGATTGAGTTCGAAGCGGTCAGCAGGAATTACGGCTCAAAACAGGCCGTCCGATCGCTATCGCTCCGCATCGAGAGCGGCGAGCTGTTCACGCTACTCGGCCACAACGGCGCAGGCAAGACCACCTCGATCAAGATGCTCGTCGGCTTGCTACGGGCCGGCGCCGGCCGGGTGCTCGTCGAAGGGTTCGATGTCGCCCAAGACCCGCGGCGGGCGGCCCAGCTCATCGGCTACGTCCCCGACGAACCGTATCTGTACGACAAACTCTCGGGCCGCGAGTTCCTGACGTTCGTCGCCGAGATGCACGGCCTGGCGCCGCACGAGGCGGCGGCGGCGATCGGCCGCGAGGTCGAGCGGTTCGGTCTAGAGCCCTTTGTCGACGACCTGTGCGAGAGTTACTCGCACGGCATGAAGCAACGCACGGTTTTCGCCTCGGCTTTGATCCACACGCCGCGGGTGCTGATCGTCGACGAGCCGATGGTCGGCCTCGACCCGCACAGCATCCGCTTGGTGAAAGACTTGATGCGCGAGCAGGCGCGAGGCGGGGCGACCGTGTTCATGTCGACCCACACCCTCACGGCCGCCGAGGAGATCGCCGATCGCATCGGGGTGATGAACCGCGGCGAGCTGCTGTTCCTGGGAACGCTCGACGAGATGCGTCAGGCGGGGGGCGACGCCGACGGGTCGCTGGAGCGGCTGTACCTGGACATGGTCGGCGCCCACCGCCCCGAGGCCGAGTCGCAGCCGACAGAGACCGACGCCGAGGCGGCCGCCCCGTGA